The proteins below are encoded in one region of Passer domesticus isolate bPasDom1 chromosome 22, bPasDom1.hap1, whole genome shotgun sequence:
- the ANGPTL7 gene encoding angiopoietin-related protein 7 isoform X1, with translation MPARATVQLAWLCTVTVAVVIYPALLQKPPKRRTVSGSAQLRVPGCCEEIKELRLQVANLSRMLQELSKKQEGDWVNVVMQVMELEGSTKQMESRLVDAESKYSEMNNQIDIMQLQAAQMVTQTSAVDAVYDCSSLYQRNYRISGVYRLPPDEFLGIPDLEVFCDMETDGGGWTIIQRRKVGLTSFNRDWKQYRDGFGNIRGDFWLGNENIYRLSRRPTVLRVELEDWEGDTRYAQYQQFTLSNEINSYRLFLGNYSGNTARDSLRYHNNTAFSTKDKDNDKCVDDCAQFRKGGYWYNCCTDSNLNGVYYRKGEHTKNMDGITWYGWHGSTYSLKRVEMKIRPEDFKP, from the exons ATGCCAGCAAGAGCCACGGTTCAGCTGGCATGGCTCTGCACTGTCACTGTGGCTGTGGTGATctacccagcactgctgcagaaacctcccAAGAGGAGAACGGTCAGCGGGAGCGCGCAGCTGAGGGTGCCAGGCTGCTGCGAGGAGATCAAGGAGCTCAGGCTGCAGGTAGCCAACCTGAGCAggatgctgcaggagctgagcaagaaGCAGGAAGGGGACTGGGTGAACGTGGTGAtgcaggtgatggagctggaaGGGAGCACCAAGCAGATGGAGTCGCGCCTCGTCGACGCCGAGAGCAAGTACTCCGAGATGAACAACCAGATAGACATcatgcagctgcaggcagctcagATGGTCACACAAACGTCAGCTG TAGATGCTGTTTATGACTGCTCATCACTTTACCAGAGGAACTACCGAATTTCTGGTGTCTACAGGTTACCTCCTGatgaatttttgggaattccagaTCTGGAG GTGTTCTGTGACATGGAGACAGATGGGGGTGGCTGGACTATCATCCAAAGACGTAAAGTTGGTTTGACATCGTTCAACAGGGACTGGAAACAATACAGGGATGGATTTGGCAATATTAGGGGAGATTTTTGGCTGGGAAATGAAAATATCTACCGACTTTCAAGACGCCCCACTGTTCTGCGGGTAGAGTTGGAG GACTGGGAGGGTGACACGCGCTATGCCCAGTACCAGCAGTTCACCCTGAGCAATGAGATCAACAGCTACCGCCTGTTCCTGGGCAACTACAGCGGCAACACGGCGCGGGATTCCCTGCGCTACCACAACAACACGGCCTTCAGCACAAAGGACAAGGACAACGACAAGTGCGTGGATGACTGCGCCCAGTTCCGTAAAg GTGGCTATTGGTACAACTGCTGCACAGATTCCAACCTGAATGGGGTCTACTACCGCAAAGGAGAGCACACCAAGAACATGGATGGCATCACCTGGTACGGCTGGCACGGATCCACCTACTCCCTCAAGAGAGTGGAGATGAAGATCCGGCCAGAGGATTTCAAACCATAG
- the ANGPTL7 gene encoding angiopoietin-related protein 7 isoform X2, whose amino-acid sequence MPARATVQLAWLCTVTVAVVIYPALLQKPPKRRTVSGSAQLRVPGCCEEIKELRLQVANLSRMLQELSKKQEGDWVNVVMQVMELEGSTKQMESRLVDAESKYSEMNNQIDIMQLQAAQMVTQTSADAVYDCSSLYQRNYRISGVYRLPPDEFLGIPDLEVFCDMETDGGGWTIIQRRKVGLTSFNRDWKQYRDGFGNIRGDFWLGNENIYRLSRRPTVLRVELEDWEGDTRYAQYQQFTLSNEINSYRLFLGNYSGNTARDSLRYHNNTAFSTKDKDNDKCVDDCAQFRKGGYWYNCCTDSNLNGVYYRKGEHTKNMDGITWYGWHGSTYSLKRVEMKIRPEDFKP is encoded by the exons ATGCCAGCAAGAGCCACGGTTCAGCTGGCATGGCTCTGCACTGTCACTGTGGCTGTGGTGATctacccagcactgctgcagaaacctcccAAGAGGAGAACGGTCAGCGGGAGCGCGCAGCTGAGGGTGCCAGGCTGCTGCGAGGAGATCAAGGAGCTCAGGCTGCAGGTAGCCAACCTGAGCAggatgctgcaggagctgagcaagaaGCAGGAAGGGGACTGGGTGAACGTGGTGAtgcaggtgatggagctggaaGGGAGCACCAAGCAGATGGAGTCGCGCCTCGTCGACGCCGAGAGCAAGTACTCCGAGATGAACAACCAGATAGACATcatgcagctgcaggcagctcagATGGTCACACAAACGTCAGCTG ATGCTGTTTATGACTGCTCATCACTTTACCAGAGGAACTACCGAATTTCTGGTGTCTACAGGTTACCTCCTGatgaatttttgggaattccagaTCTGGAG GTGTTCTGTGACATGGAGACAGATGGGGGTGGCTGGACTATCATCCAAAGACGTAAAGTTGGTTTGACATCGTTCAACAGGGACTGGAAACAATACAGGGATGGATTTGGCAATATTAGGGGAGATTTTTGGCTGGGAAATGAAAATATCTACCGACTTTCAAGACGCCCCACTGTTCTGCGGGTAGAGTTGGAG GACTGGGAGGGTGACACGCGCTATGCCCAGTACCAGCAGTTCACCCTGAGCAATGAGATCAACAGCTACCGCCTGTTCCTGGGCAACTACAGCGGCAACACGGCGCGGGATTCCCTGCGCTACCACAACAACACGGCCTTCAGCACAAAGGACAAGGACAACGACAAGTGCGTGGATGACTGCGCCCAGTTCCGTAAAg GTGGCTATTGGTACAACTGCTGCACAGATTCCAACCTGAATGGGGTCTACTACCGCAAAGGAGAGCACACCAAGAACATGGATGGCATCACCTGGTACGGCTGGCACGGATCCACCTACTCCCTCAAGAGAGTGGAGATGAAGATCCGGCCAGAGGATTTCAAACCATAG